A region from the Pseudomonas cucumis genome encodes:
- a CDS encoding NADH:ubiquinone oxidoreductase subunit N, whose amino-acid sequence MKNPYAPGFWCAIAALVLLSATYFYGVMLAHQLDTALIFLDSVVALIAVMAIVVVAWASLQSQRIKKRQLEQGKTLVLIWDTKVALRRVETVFDRYFWGSYWQPGRTFQEVMGELTGTPLEKSLETLKKQCLALDKQVADEGWHWLNNARELSDVANAMARERYQLDFCDPRAEVTGGAVINRDFEVLVYTWTARLKSFDHQLDEIEVQYS is encoded by the coding sequence ATGAAAAACCCTTACGCTCCCGGCTTCTGGTGCGCCATTGCGGCATTGGTTTTGCTGTCGGCCACCTATTTCTACGGCGTCATGCTGGCCCACCAGCTCGACACGGCGCTGATATTCCTCGACAGCGTGGTGGCGTTGATCGCCGTGATGGCTATCGTGGTGGTCGCCTGGGCTTCTTTACAGAGCCAGCGCATCAAGAAACGACAACTCGAACAAGGCAAGACCCTGGTGCTGATCTGGGATACCAAGGTGGCTTTGCGTCGCGTCGAAACGGTATTCGACCGGTATTTCTGGGGCAGTTACTGGCAACCGGGGCGCACCTTCCAGGAAGTCATGGGCGAACTCACCGGCACGCCGCTGGAAAAGAGCCTCGAAACCTTGAAAAAACAATGCCTGGCGCTGGACAAGCAAGTGGCCGATGAGGGCTGGCACTGGCTCAACAATGCCCGAGAGCTGTCCGATGTCGCCAACGCCATGGCCCGCGAACGCTATCAGTTGGATTTCTGCGACCCGCGCGCGGAAGTGACCGGCGGGGCGGTGATCAATCGGGATTTCGAAGTGCTGGTGTATACGTGGACGGCGCGGCTGAAAAGCTTCGATCATCAGCTTGATGAAATTGAAGTGCAGTATTCGTGA
- a CDS encoding DUF2789 domain-containing protein, whose amino-acid sequence MESPTHSLSSLFKQLGLPDDAESIDKFIATHSPLKPELHLADAFFWSESQAELLRKEILDDADWAEVVDQLDVLLRKGRGV is encoded by the coding sequence ATGGAATCCCCTACCCACAGCCTCTCATCCCTCTTCAAACAACTCGGCCTGCCTGATGACGCCGAAAGCATCGATAAATTCATCGCCACCCATTCACCACTCAAACCCGAACTGCACCTGGCGGACGCGTTCTTCTGGAGTGAGAGCCAGGCAGAGCTGCTGCGTAAGGAGATTCTGGATGATGCCGATTGGGCGGAGGTGGTAGATCAGCTGGATGTGCTGTTGAGGAAGGGGCGGGGGGTGTAA